The following coding sequences are from one Acidobacteriota bacterium window:
- a CDS encoding DUF433 domain-containing protein, with protein sequence MTFARITVNPEQMGGVPVIRGLRIPVATVVGMVADGMTTAEIVKAFPDLVEEDVREALRYAAEAVRERELPLSVGA encoded by the coding sequence GTGACGTTCGCCCGCATTACCGTCAATCCCGAACAGATGGGTGGGGTCCCGGTCATCCGTGGCCTGCGGATCCCGGTCGCCACGGTCGTGGGGATGGTGGCCGACGGGATGACCACCGCCGAGATCGTCAAGGCGTTTCCGGATCTCGTCGAGGAGGACGTCCGCGAGGCCCTTCGATACGCGGCCGAGGCCGTTCGGGAGCGGGAGCTTCCGCTGTCGGTCGGTGCGTGA
- a CDS encoding DUF5615 family PIN-like protein, with translation MRFLVDNALSPVVSELLSAAGHDAIHVRDRKLAAAPDSEIFEVAAAEHRVIVSADTDFGTLLAVQNASAPSVILFRRASQRRPESQAALLLNNLVAVADALKQGAIVVIEEDRIRIRMLPTGARET, from the coding sequence GTGAGATTTCTCGTCGACAACGCGCTCTCTCCCGTGGTTTCGGAGCTGCTGAGCGCCGCTGGCCATGACGCGATTCACGTCCGCGACCGAAAGCTGGCGGCGGCGCCGGACTCGGAGATCTTCGAGGTCGCGGCGGCGGAACACCGGGTCATTGTCTCGGCCGACACGGATTTCGGCACCCTGCTCGCAGTTCAAAACGCGAGCGCTCCCTCGGTGATCCTCTTCCGGAGGGCATCGCAGCGCCGGCCGGAAAGCCAGGCGGCTCTTCTTCTGAACAACCTGGTCGCTGTTGCGGATGCGCTCAAGCAAGGTGCGATCGTCGTAATCGAGGAGGATCGAATCAGGATTCGGATGCTCCCGACCGGAGCTCGCGAAACCTGA
- a CDS encoding rhomboid family intramembrane serine protease has product MSSSSSSPGRRTGPRDFRRGGASSRGPSLWSAVTAVFVHADLWHLAGNMIFLLATGPFLEDAYGRVLFPVIYLGSAISGCYAWAGLGADSRTSGIGASGAVFGVEGAFAVRFGTRYLRFFLAPLGFLPFLGFRIRVRAAVDASDGFVEQWLLVGSPDASIGFGAHVGGFAFGMLAAVAVWAAGIERRRIHPAIEAQIGWQQHPLLVRAREARFAGNPAHARRDVRRLLWEDPANADAWALAARLALDLGDGAEAVRCAGRAIPLYLGMRESDPAADVALEVLRRARPYLSPRFGGLAAALMERRGQTVDAISIYEEVAARFPADDAGRRAAARLSELRPRVFTTSPLPGHSLR; this is encoded by the coding sequence ATGTCCTCGTCTTCGTCGTCGCCGGGCCGGCGGACCGGACCCCGGGACTTTCGGCGCGGTGGGGCTTCATCGCGGGGACCGAGCCTGTGGAGCGCCGTCACGGCGGTCTTCGTCCACGCGGACCTCTGGCACCTCGCCGGAAACATGATCTTCCTCCTCGCCACGGGGCCGTTTCTCGAAGACGCCTACGGGCGCGTGCTCTTCCCGGTGATCTACCTCGGATCGGCGATCTCGGGCTGCTACGCGTGGGCAGGGCTCGGCGCCGACTCCCGGACATCGGGAATAGGGGCGTCGGGAGCCGTCTTCGGCGTGGAGGGGGCGTTTGCGGTCCGATTCGGGACGAGGTACCTGCGGTTCTTCCTGGCGCCGCTCGGCTTCCTGCCGTTCCTGGGCTTTCGTATCCGCGTGCGGGCGGCCGTCGATGCTTCTGATGGCTTCGTGGAGCAGTGGCTTCTCGTGGGGAGTCCGGACGCCAGCATCGGCTTCGGCGCTCACGTGGGCGGATTCGCGTTCGGGATGCTGGCGGCCGTCGCCGTCTGGGCTGCGGGAATCGAAAGGCGCCGGATCCATCCCGCCATCGAGGCGCAGATCGGCTGGCAGCAGCACCCGCTCCTCGTCCGGGCGAGGGAGGCTCGCTTCGCCGGAAACCCGGCCCACGCGCGGCGTGACGTGAGGCGACTCCTTTGGGAAGACCCGGCGAACGCCGACGCGTGGGCGCTGGCGGCGCGGCTGGCGCTCGACCTCGGCGACGGAGCCGAAGCGGTGCGCTGCGCGGGGCGGGCGATCCCGCTCTATCTGGGAATGCGCGAGAGCGACCCTGCCGCGGACGTGGCGCTGGAGGTGCTGCGAAGGGCGCGCCCGTACCTCTCTCCGCGGTTCGGGGGCCTGGCGGCCGCGCTCATGGAGAGGCGCGGGCAGACGGTGGACGCGATCTCGATCTACGAAGAGGTGGCGGCGCGCTTCCCCGCGGACGACGCGGGCCGGCGCGCGGCCGCACGGCTCAGTGAGCTGCGGCCGAGGGTCTTTACGACTTCCCCGCTACCGGGCCACTCTCTTCGGTAG
- a CDS encoding helix-turn-helix domain-containing protein codes for MKKELFDELLASVREGGAILRGSRRAARTTKFAEPDVRLLRERYGLTQSKFAALMGISVATLRNWEQGRRRPEGSAKVLLRVVAKHPEVVLESAAGGSGNRT; via the coding sequence ATGAAGAAGGAACTGTTCGACGAGCTCCTGGCCAGCGTGCGCGAGGGTGGCGCCATCCTCCGCGGTTCGCGCCGCGCTGCTCGCACGACGAAGTTCGCGGAGCCTGACGTCCGCTTGCTCCGGGAGCGATACGGACTCACGCAGTCGAAGTTCGCGGCACTCATGGGCATCAGTGTCGCAACCCTTCGAAACTGGGAGCAGGGCCGGCGCAGGCCGGAGGGCAGCGCTAAGGTCCTGCTCCGGGTCGTTGCGAAGCATCCCGAGGTCGTTCTCGAGAGTGCTGCCGGCGGTTCGGGAAACCGCACCTGA
- a CDS encoding type II toxin-antitoxin system RelE/ParE family toxin: MVIVETGPFTARIRMLLKDEDYRHLQALLAGRPDAGALIPGTGGLRKVRWAGSGHGKRGGIRIIYFWHQATARIVMLLAYAKNERDDLSETQKRALKRVIETEYP; the protein is encoded by the coding sequence GTGGTCATCGTGGAAACCGGGCCGTTCACGGCACGGATTCGGATGCTCCTGAAGGATGAAGACTACCGGCACCTTCAGGCCTTGCTCGCGGGCCGCCCGGATGCGGGGGCGCTCATCCCGGGCACCGGGGGTCTTCGGAAGGTTCGGTGGGCCGGCTCGGGGCACGGGAAGCGGGGCGGAATCAGGATCATCTACTTCTGGCATCAGGCCACGGCCCGCATCGTGATGCTGCTCGCATATGCCAAGAACGAACGGGACGACCTGTCGGAGACACAGAAGCGGGCGCTCAAGCGCGTAATTGAAACGGAGTACCCATGA
- a CDS encoding protein kinase, protein MSSRPSAISGPSADDAETTLDTPSVPGGTGAGASSRPTDAFIQPGLVINGRYRVDRLLARGGMGGVYRVDDQLFPGRPTALKIFLHPLRNTVELFRTEFKTMASLRHPNVARVYDFEQVAGADAFFFTMELLPGVPLDRFLAAAPPAEEETLDSGSAPVPATDAPPPATRPPAGRIVPWQEALDLLVPVIRALAYLHGRGVVHFDLKPGNIVVGSRGGERQVKVVDFGLAGLRGIRGLVMGTPHYVSPEIAGAKEGDHRADLYSLGIMAFKLLTGETPYSATQGLDVLLKQKMTEPVRFALAHAERVPPWLREIVERLCSVEPSGRPAGAGELLELINRAGGLAYELETRDTRENYLFSSAFVGRSREMEDVTRSIDAGLKGDRHTGLFVTGQSGMGKSRLMREVRQAVQLRGVPFLEVDCFERDLTESGPMANLVLQAARLAVSVGAQTLLDAHAPEMVKLVPSLPLGAGVAPTPPLPNADAERRRVIEAIAEFLVGLGRFVPYVAYVNDLQWARDGTIDALSSLLAIRSGTAGATGAGAGSRFCFLGSYRVDDVTGRPLARLIQPGPERPAPRVVELEALHDEDVAGLLKSMLGLAELPEGLAARVAESSEGLPFFVEEILRDLLEEGRLGAADGAGIDAAASFLKRAARVSVDERSLLDILAVSGRPVNTDVLQEVSGLPRPAAREALQILGEKQMVVAIPGEKERYNLAHDRMREALYAGLRADAQTALHLSLARSLAGALAADGRWETLFEAVAHFGQVLDRGGPGALSDEAERTGVARLHLRAAAATNATGAFSTGVSYLERARALLPERAYERDYALALAVDHALASTLIPLGRVDEALATADRIALNARGALDESPGWEARILAYAALNEYPKAIAAGLEICARLGLELPPDPNRLDIARILGRVLWKVRNMTDETLATLPQVEDPRALRLIRIMSSMTACAYVSRPYLWPVLIGNCLTLMLRHGRGPTHALLFVWFGTALNAVGLYGASPRFSRLGTRLMGAPDGAAFLPKLHHAMGQFVSHWREPIARSAQWCREGYTLGRRVEDAEFAGYCHMGWAKARLETGEPLSEVRQTALDALETIRASGQIGTEVMHRTTIEAVDALMGLAPLPAAGADDAARAAELSNTQNAFRLLDRARLLGFFRRSGGPALGRELLKVSEIGLPATFFLSIAHYFACLGWLLEARRGGAFTKLACLVRVRLARGRIRKWARACPHNFEHRSLLVDAEWLRTTGRSGRSLRKYEEAIAAAIDHGFFQDAGLAHELAAEMLVDSGRSRAARTHVLAALERYGAWGADAKVLDLQARYAPLLGAG, encoded by the coding sequence ATGTCGTCTCGCCCGAGCGCGATCAGCGGACCTTCCGCCGACGACGCGGAAACGACGCTCGACACGCCGAGCGTTCCGGGCGGCACGGGAGCGGGCGCGTCGTCGCGGCCGACGGACGCGTTCATCCAGCCGGGCCTCGTCATCAACGGGCGCTATCGCGTCGACCGCCTCCTCGCGCGCGGGGGAATGGGCGGGGTCTACCGCGTCGACGATCAGCTCTTTCCGGGCCGTCCGACGGCGCTCAAGATCTTTCTTCACCCGCTTCGGAACACGGTCGAGCTGTTTCGCACCGAGTTCAAGACGATGGCCTCCCTCCGGCACCCGAACGTCGCGCGCGTCTACGACTTCGAGCAGGTGGCGGGCGCAGACGCGTTCTTCTTCACGATGGAGCTCCTGCCGGGCGTGCCGCTCGACCGCTTCCTGGCCGCCGCGCCTCCCGCCGAGGAGGAGACGCTCGACAGCGGCTCCGCGCCGGTGCCCGCGACGGACGCGCCCCCGCCCGCGACGCGGCCGCCGGCCGGGAGGATCGTGCCGTGGCAGGAGGCCCTCGACCTCCTCGTGCCGGTGATCCGGGCGCTCGCGTACCTCCACGGCCGCGGCGTCGTCCACTTCGACCTCAAGCCCGGCAACATCGTCGTCGGCTCGCGCGGCGGAGAGCGCCAGGTGAAGGTCGTCGACTTCGGCCTTGCGGGCCTGCGCGGCATCCGCGGGCTCGTGATGGGAACGCCCCACTACGTCTCGCCCGAGATCGCGGGCGCGAAGGAAGGCGACCACCGGGCCGATCTCTACAGCCTCGGCATCATGGCCTTCAAGCTGCTGACGGGCGAGACGCCCTACAGCGCCACGCAGGGCCTCGACGTCCTCTTGAAGCAGAAGATGACCGAGCCCGTGCGCTTCGCGCTCGCGCATGCCGAACGCGTCCCGCCGTGGCTGCGCGAGATCGTCGAGCGGCTCTGCTCCGTCGAGCCCTCCGGGCGTCCGGCGGGCGCCGGCGAGCTGCTCGAGCTGATCAACCGCGCCGGAGGCCTCGCGTACGAGCTCGAGACGCGGGACACGCGCGAGAACTACCTCTTCTCGAGCGCCTTCGTCGGCCGCTCCCGCGAGATGGAGGACGTGACCCGCTCGATCGACGCGGGCCTCAAGGGCGACCGGCACACGGGCCTCTTCGTCACGGGGCAGAGCGGCATGGGCAAGTCGCGCCTCATGCGAGAGGTTCGGCAGGCCGTCCAGCTCCGCGGCGTCCCATTTCTCGAGGTCGACTGCTTCGAGCGCGACCTCACCGAGTCCGGCCCGATGGCGAACCTCGTCCTGCAGGCCGCCCGCCTCGCGGTGTCCGTCGGCGCGCAGACGCTTCTCGACGCGCACGCGCCGGAAATGGTGAAGCTCGTGCCGTCGCTCCCGCTCGGCGCGGGGGTCGCGCCGACGCCGCCGCTCCCCAATGCGGACGCCGAGCGCCGGCGCGTGATCGAGGCCATCGCGGAGTTCCTCGTCGGACTGGGCCGGTTCGTGCCGTACGTGGCGTACGTGAACGACCTCCAGTGGGCGCGGGACGGCACGATCGACGCCCTGTCGTCGCTGCTCGCGATCCGGTCGGGCACGGCAGGCGCAACGGGTGCCGGCGCGGGCTCGAGGTTCTGCTTCCTCGGGAGCTACCGCGTCGACGACGTCACGGGGCGGCCGCTCGCGCGCCTCATCCAGCCGGGGCCCGAGCGCCCGGCGCCGCGCGTCGTGGAGCTCGAAGCGCTCCACGACGAGGACGTCGCCGGCCTCCTCAAGTCCATGCTCGGTCTTGCCGAGCTGCCCGAGGGGCTCGCGGCGCGCGTCGCCGAGTCGAGCGAGGGCCTTCCGTTCTTCGTCGAGGAGATCCTGCGCGACCTCCTCGAAGAGGGCCGGCTCGGCGCGGCGGACGGAGCGGGCATCGACGCGGCGGCGTCGTTCCTGAAACGCGCGGCGCGCGTGTCGGTCGACGAGCGGAGCCTCCTCGACATCCTCGCGGTCTCGGGGCGGCCCGTGAACACGGACGTCTTGCAGGAGGTGAGCGGCCTGCCGCGGCCGGCGGCCCGCGAGGCCCTGCAGATCCTCGGCGAGAAACAGATGGTCGTCGCGATCCCGGGCGAGAAGGAGCGCTACAACCTCGCCCACGACCGCATGCGCGAGGCGCTCTACGCGGGCCTGCGGGCGGACGCGCAGACGGCGCTGCACCTCAGCCTCGCGCGGAGCCTCGCCGGCGCCCTCGCGGCGGACGGCCGGTGGGAGACGCTCTTCGAGGCCGTCGCCCACTTCGGCCAGGTTCTCGACCGCGGCGGACCCGGGGCGCTTTCCGACGAGGCCGAGCGCACGGGCGTCGCGCGCCTCCACCTGCGTGCCGCGGCGGCCACGAACGCGACGGGCGCGTTCTCGACCGGCGTCTCCTACCTCGAGCGCGCGCGGGCCCTTCTCCCCGAGCGCGCGTACGAGCGCGACTACGCCCTCGCGCTCGCGGTCGACCACGCGCTCGCCTCGACGCTCATTCCGCTCGGGCGCGTCGACGAGGCGCTCGCCACGGCGGATCGCATCGCCCTGAACGCGCGCGGCGCCCTCGACGAGTCGCCCGGATGGGAGGCCCGCATCCTCGCGTACGCGGCGCTCAACGAGTACCCGAAGGCGATCGCGGCCGGCCTCGAGATCTGCGCGCGGCTCGGCCTCGAGCTGCCCCCGGACCCGAACCGTCTCGACATCGCCCGGATCCTCGGCCGCGTTCTCTGGAAGGTCCGGAACATGACGGACGAGACGCTCGCCACGCTCCCGCAGGTCGAGGACCCGCGCGCCCTGCGCCTCATCCGCATCATGTCGTCGATGACGGCGTGCGCGTACGTCTCGCGGCCGTACTTGTGGCCCGTCCTCATCGGCAACTGCCTGACGCTCATGCTGCGCCACGGCCGCGGGCCCACGCACGCGCTCCTCTTCGTGTGGTTCGGAACGGCGCTCAATGCCGTGGGCCTCTACGGCGCGTCGCCGCGCTTCTCGCGCCTCGGCACGCGCCTCATGGGCGCGCCCGACGGCGCCGCGTTCCTCCCGAAGCTGCACCACGCGATGGGGCAGTTCGTGTCGCACTGGAGAGAGCCGATCGCGCGCTCGGCCCAGTGGTGCCGCGAGGGCTACACGCTCGGCCGGCGCGTCGAGGACGCTGAGTTCGCGGGCTACTGCCACATGGGCTGGGCGAAAGCGCGGCTCGAGACGGGCGAGCCGCTCTCCGAGGTGCGGCAGACGGCCCTCGACGCGCTCGAAACGATCCGCGCGTCGGGACAGATCGGCACCGAGGTCATGCACCGGACGACGATCGAAGCGGTCGACGCCCTCATGGGCCTCGCCCCCCTCCCTGCCGCCGGCGCCGACGACGCCGCGCGCGCCGCCGAGCTCAGCAACACACAGAACGCTTTCCGCCTCCTCGACCGCGCGCGCCTCCTGGGCTTCTTCCGGAGAAGCGGCGGCCCCGCGTTGGGCCGAGAGCTCCTGAAGGTGAGCGAGATCGGTCTGCCCGCGACGTTCTTCCTCTCCATCGCGCACTACTTTGCCTGCCTCGGCTGGTTGCTCGAGGCGCGCCGCGGCGGCGCGTTCACGAAGCTCGCGTGTCTCGTCCGCGTCCGCCTCGCGCGCGGCCGCATCCGCAAGTGGGCGCGGGCCTGCCCCCACAACTTCGAGCATCGCTCGCTGCTCGTGGACGCCGAGTGGCTCCGCACGACGGGACGCTCCGGGCGCTCGCTCCGGAAGTACGAGGAAGCGATCGCGGCGGCGATCGACCACGGCTTCTTCCAGGACGCGGGGCTCGCGCACGAGCTCGCGGCCGAGATGCTGGTCGACAGCGGGCGATCCCGCGCCGCGCGGACGCACGTCCTCGCCGCGCTGGAGAGATACGGCGCGTGGGGCGCCGACGCGAAGGTCCTCGACCTTCAGGCGCGCTACGCCCCGCTCCTCGGCGCCGGCTGA
- a CDS encoding YihY/virulence factor BrkB family protein has translation MPASSRSRTLPAIQFVGRVVRDFRKNQGFLLASGVAYNTLLSIVPLFAVLLVVFSEFTDEKSLLATVASYVELLLPGSSAAVMNQVSSLLAHREAIAGIGGLALLFFSSIAFTVLEGAMSVIFFHRSVHRRHFLLSAIIPYLFILALGTGLLLVSIITGALRVVGRDTLWLFGRQWELGGLSRAILWFLGVAGLALLITALYMVLPVGRLSFRHALAGGVTATVLWEIVRRILAWYFATISMVNVVYGSLASTIGVLLTLEAAALVLLIGAQVIAELERSRKKR, from the coding sequence ATGCCCGCATCGTCGCGAAGCCGGACGCTCCCGGCGATCCAGTTCGTGGGGCGAGTCGTCAGGGACTTCCGGAAGAACCAGGGGTTCCTCCTCGCGAGCGGGGTCGCGTACAACACGCTCCTCTCGATCGTGCCCCTGTTCGCGGTGCTTCTCGTCGTGTTCTCGGAGTTCACCGACGAGAAGAGCCTTCTCGCCACGGTCGCGAGCTATGTCGAGCTGCTTCTCCCCGGTAGCTCCGCGGCGGTCATGAACCAGGTGTCCAGCCTGCTTGCCCACCGCGAGGCCATCGCGGGCATCGGCGGCCTGGCGCTTCTCTTCTTCAGCTCGATCGCCTTCACCGTCCTCGAGGGGGCAATGTCGGTGATCTTCTTCCACCGCTCCGTGCACCGCCGCCACTTTCTCCTGTCGGCGATCATCCCGTACCTCTTCATCCTCGCGCTCGGCACGGGGCTTCTCCTCGTAAGCATCATCACGGGCGCCCTTCGGGTCGTCGGCCGCGACACCCTCTGGCTATTCGGCCGCCAGTGGGAGCTGGGCGGGCTTTCCCGCGCGATCCTCTGGTTCCTGGGCGTCGCCGGCCTCGCGCTCCTGATCACGGCGCTCTACATGGTCCTTCCGGTCGGCCGTCTCTCCTTCCGCCACGCGCTCGCGGGCGGCGTCACGGCGACGGTGCTCTGGGAGATCGTGCGCCGCATCCTGGCCTGGTACTTCGCGACGATCTCGATGGTCAACGTCGTCTACGGCTCGCTCGCGAGCACGATCGGCGTCCTCCTGACGCTCGAAGCCGCGGCCCTCGTCCTTCTCATCGGGGCGCAGGTCATCGCCGAGCTCGAGAGGTCGCGGAAGAAGCGCTGA